From the Candidatus Jidaibacter acanthamoeba genome, the window TCTTTATTTAAGCTGCTTTCACCCCCTAAGCTCTCTCTTCCTTTCATCCATAGAGCCAATGTACTCCTAGGTATCGACAAATCTCCCGATATTTCACTATATGTTTTGCCGCTATTTCTAACTAGCTTAACTGCTTCTTCTTTAAATTCCTTACTGTATTTTCTCAGTTTACTCATTCCTT encodes:
- a CDS encoding transposase translates to GMSKLRKYSKEFKEEAVKLVRNSGKTYSEISGDLSIPRSTLALWMKGRESLGGESSLNKEEIKALRKENLILKEEREILKKALAIFSGKK